In the genome of Melospiza melodia melodia isolate bMelMel2 chromosome 11, bMelMel2.pri, whole genome shotgun sequence, the window AGCTGATCTCTGCAGGTGGCATTCAGGAGGGCAAGCTGGGCTTTTCCTCCTGAAGTATAGGCTGGTTTTATCATCCATTCAGTGGAAGGGACAAAAGTCATCGTGCCTGTGCCTTTGGCTGCTCTCTGCCTGCAAGGGCTCCTGAGGGTGGCTgaggagggactgggtctgtctCCAGGGGGGCTGCAGATCTCACTGAGCTGTTTGCTACCATGTCCTGCCAGCTGGAAAGTGAGTTAAttcactcctgctgctgctctgcctttccCACAGCCCAGCCTTGCCTTTTACTGCTCCTGCTCCTTGTGCCACCCACAGCAGGACCTTGGTGCCACAGGAGTGCTGGTCAGAAACATCACAGGATTGGATTTTGCTAATCAAGTTTTAGAGATTTATTTTCTCCCCACAAGGCTGGAAAGACCATTAGAAATGTGTGCTCTCGGGGTGGTACAGAGCAGTATCCTCCACACACTGTTGGTATTGTGGTTTGCTATTGCAGCATGTGCTGTCCCACCCTGGACTGGTGGCAGAGAGAACTGCATTTAGCAGAAAGGGAAGGGGTGTTGTTTCCAGCAGTGTCTGCATGCTTGGGGATTGGTTTTCACTTAGGAGATGTTATGAAGGAGCTTCTACAACAAAAACAACTCCTTCACCCAAGCTTTGGGTCTGTTTTACCCATTCCTGCATCGTGCAGAGGACAGACCATCAGCTGCTGTTTTCCTCATGTTTTCTTTTGTACAGGGAATGGCATCTTCTGGCAAAAGCAGTGCGTTCCTGCTCTGGGGATTGCTGTGTGAGGCTGTGCTGTGACCCTGATGCCTGAGGGAAAGGGGGATGGACAGGGGTGCAGAGAGGCCTCCCAGGGGGAAAGGAGTCCCTCCATGGGAgtcccctggcacagcaggagcttGGCACGGTCTGGCAGCGAGGAGGGGCCTGGGTACacgctgggagagctgggactctgctgctgctccttcccagggcctgctgcccaccctgcagggCTCCACGCCGGCCCCACGCACAGAACTGGAGCCtggaggttctgctgcagggcagggagagctgccaCAAGGCAACCTGATATCAGTGCCCTGCCCGAGCTGCTGGAATTGGCTGTGGATCGCTTTTAGGTTCCAGTCGCTCAGTGCCGGGGCTGTCCTGGGCACGGCCGTTCccaagggacagctctggctgggagAGGCGCCACCAGCAGCAAACCAACAACGACGGAACTTTATGGCTCCGACACAGGAAACTCGATGACAGAGACGCGCCTGAGGTGGGAGGCTGAGCAGCAACAGAGCTTGGAGCACAATTCCCTTGCCGATTCCCCGACTGCGGCTGATTTTACCTCAGGAAAGCAGCGCGGGCTGCAATGGCCGGGACTGTGAGGGGCCGGTTGCCATGGCGACACGTCCCGCCCCCCGCGGGCCGGCAGTTCCCGCCTCTCTGGCGTGGGCGGACACTCTCCCCATTGGCTGGACGCGGCGGGGCGGGCACGTTCCCCATTGGCCGAGCGCTGCGGGGCGCGGCGCGCCGCGGGCGCTGATTGGCGGGCGGGCGCGCAGGGGCCGAGCGCGCGGTCAGCATGGCGGCGCCGGCGCGGCGGAGCGTCGTGTTCGTGACAGGCAACGCCAAGAAACTGGAGGAGGTGAGGGCGGCGGGAGcgagcctggcctggcctggcctggcctggccagcGGGTTTGCCTccgtccctccctgccctgtcacTCCCTTCTCCCTGCGCAGGTCACGCAGATCCTCGGGGACTCCTCTCCCTACGCGCTGGTGGCGAAGAAAATTGACCGTAAGTTGCTGGCAGGGCCTGGCGGGGTGTGAGGGCTCGGCCCGGCCTCGCCGTGTGCTCAGCCCCGCTCCGTCCCCGTGTCCGCAGTGCCCGAGTACCAGGGGGAGCCGGACGAGATCTCGGTGCAGAAGTGCCGCGAAGCCGCCCGCCAggtcactcctcctcctcctttcccggCGGGGTGGGTGTGGAGGGACCCCGGGCGGGGACACTGAAGGATCCTCTCCCATCACCCGCCTGGGCTGGTTTACGGGAGGTCACAgaagctccttcaggcccggtgGCTGCAGGACAAAGAGTTTGATGTCTgctggctctgggctgggtgTCCTGCAGGCATGCCTCTGGAACACAGGCTTTCCCTTTCCTTGTCCTCCAGGATGGCAGGGATGTTCAGCTCTGCTTGTTTTTCTCCATGTGAAACCTTCCCTGTGAAACCTTCCCTGCTGTTGTTCAGCCTCTCTGGCCTGCCTGGGGGCAGTTTGGGTTTCACTGTGTCTGTCTGGTGTGTGTTGCCTTTGATGTCAAGTGGAAACATGAGGATGGGGCAGAGCAAGGGAAGGGGTTTGGAGATAATGCCTTCCTTCAGGTCTGATGTTCTCCTTCTCTTGGGCTGTCACTGTAGGTTCAGGGACCTGTTATAGTAGAGGACACCTGCTTGTGCTTCAATGCCCTGGGGGGCCTCCCAGGACCCTACATGTAAGTGGCTGTTTCCCTTCCATGTGCCAGGGTTAGGGGCACAGGGTGGGCTCCACACTGCAGGAGCACTGGGGTCAGGGAGGTGGTGGCTGTGCCCTGCACCCCAGGGGCTGCACTGAGCTCCTTGAGCCCTGGGGTAAAtcatggagcagggatggacagacagagcTGGGCTCTTGGCTCTGGTTTTAATCTGTGCTGCCTGCTGTGGCAGCTTGGGAAGCTGTGCAAAGAGCAGTAAAGGCACCAAAGCCTTTCAGCAGGACTGCCATGAGTGCCCCATAGGTTCTCCTAGGGACAGCTTTAATCCAGAAGATAACAAAGTTATTCTGTATTTATATACACAATAACTAGGATACAGTGAATACCCCACTGCTGTTTCACTGTGTCCCCTTCAGCTTAAGAGGTAAGTGTGTCCTTCCTGGTAGATAGTGCAGAATGAGTGATCTTACAGCACACTGAGGGATTCAAAGGCCTATGAGAATGTAAGCAACACAAAGATGCCTGTGTGTCTGAGAGATAATTGCAAAAATTGATCTtccctctttccttccttttcagaAAATGGTTCCTGGAGAAACTCAAGCCAGAAGGTACTGCCctcgtgtccctgctctgtgtgtcacccactcctgtgcccctgcagtggctccctgcccctgctggggGAGCCAGCAGGTTTTGAGGTTCTGTGCCCTCCTTCCTGGGATGTTTTTCTCAGCAGATTCCCAGACTCCTGCCTCTGCAGGCTGGTGGCAGGGCTCCTGGGAGCATCTTGTTTGTCCTCGGCGTGACCTGGAGGATCTCCTGCTCCCTGTGGCTACACTAACACTCCCCTCCCCTGCTGTGCCTTGACCCCACAGCTCAGAGTGTGACTGCAAATCCTCTGCTGGTCTCATTAACACGAGCACTGATCACTTTCAAGCACCAGGGGCTTTAGTTCTGCTGGCTTGGTTCCTCTGCCAGATCCATGGCAGGGCTCTGGAgctgagctctgagctctggcctCAGTCCCAGCAGGCAGGGATCCTGCCGAGAGCACCGGGGGGCTTGGGAGTGCCATGTGGAGCCCTgggtggctgtgctgtgctcccagggagcagcaggcactgcaggCTCCCTTGTGTGTCCCCCCAGGGCTGTACAAGCTGCTGGCTGGCTTTGAGGACAAGTCTGCCTACGCGCTCTGCACCTTCGCCTTCAGCAGCGGCGACCCCGAGGAGCCCGTGAGGCTCTTCAAGGGCCAGACCCACGTAGGTGCTGCGTGCTGGggggggctctgctgccactggcactgtggggacactggggggacactggggggacactgggggggccTCTGGGTCGCTGGGGAGGGGAGGTGGGTGCTGGGGTGCAGCCCTGTGTGCAGTCTGCTCGGCCCCATCTCCTCTGCGTTCAGTTCTTAGGGAGTTGTATGGAGCACGGGTATTTGCATGTGTATACCTAGCAAAAACTAACAGCAAGGTCTGGACTAAGTCTTTTGTCCTTTGGGGGTGTGTGGCAGCCATCTTGACATCTTCAGTGTCATGCTTTTTATAAGCTACAGAAATAGAAAATTTGGTGGGTTGATGATTTATGATCatggtttggatttttgtttggatttttgggggggagggtTCGTTCTGGGGTTAATTCTATGTTTGTTTGGGAGCGGTTAGATGGTTGGTTATTTTTGATACTAGGAAATACAAAGATACACTTTCATTGAAAGTGTATCGATGACAAATGGTTTGGCTAATGTAGGGATATATGGTTTAATTAtttgataaaaaaaaattaaatgtcaaGATAAAAAAAAATGAATGCGTAAATGGAATTTAAATATTAATTCCTAGTAAATGCACTGATTTAAATATTAGTTCCTGGTAAATTTAAATATTAGTTCCTAGTAAATATAAATATTAGTTCCTAGTAAATTCTCCCTCTGTATAACAGTTCTTTGCTCTGCTGTTTGGAGAGGTCAGAGCACTGCCACCATGGGGCAGTGtgagtttggagctgctggctttgctcacatcctggggaggggacagcacctgcagggactgtGGTGGCTgcagtgtgagctgtggctgcGTGTCTCTGTCTGTGCTTGAGATGTAACTGCAAGGGAAGTGCACTTTTTAGGGgctttttgtgcttttttgtgttcttttaatggtTTTTTGTGCTTTCTCATGGCAGGGAGTGATAGTGGAGCCCAGGGGCCCTCGGGATTTTGGCTGGGATCCCTGCTTTCAGCCAAATGGCTACAACCAGACGTGAGTGGTGTTTTCCCTTGGTGTAAGGCAAACCTTGGTCATGGGTGTCCAGAGGAACTCGTTTGTGAGGAAGGACATCAGGGCGACGTGTTCTCCTGGATCAGAACGCAGGGGTGACgggaagcctctggagcagggaggcagagggggagcTCTCGGTGCTTCAGGGATGTGCTGTAGTGTCGCTGCTACTGACACTTGTTTCTGTGCCTGCAGCTACGCCGAAATGCCCAAGGCGGTGAAGAACTCCATCTCACACCGGTACCGGGCGCTGAGCGAGCTCTCCGCCTTCTTTGTCCAGAGCGCCTCTGCAGAGCCCCGCCCCGCTCCCAGCTAGCCCGAGGGAGCTCACACAGCCACACGGCATTCCTGCGTGGGAAAGGAGCTCCGGAGATCCCCGTGTCCGAGCCCTGCCCGGCCAGGCGGGGTGCACGTCACCGGCAGCGCCGCCGGGACTCCCTCCGCTGCGACTGCCATTAAAGCTGCTCCTCGGAACCCACCGCTGCCTCGCTGTCCTTTGTATTGCTCCAGCAGAGCCCGGCGGTGCGCGCTGTTAGAGCTGCGCCGTTGTGACCCGGGGGCGGCTTCGGACCGGggcgggcaccggcaccgggaccggCACCGGGCGGGGGCGCGCTGGGGCcgctgcgccgtggagccgccgGGCCGGAGGCAGCCAATGGGGAGCGGCCTGGGCGGAGACAGCCAATGGGCGGCGGCCGAGGCGGAGCAGCCGGCCAATGGGGAGAGGCCGAGGCAGAAGCAGCCAATGGGCGGCGGGCGCGCCGTGCGGCGCAGCCGGAAGCGATCAGCGCGGCGCGCacgggcgggagcggggcccgggccggccatggagctgctgccccgcagccccgccgagtTCAGCTCCGCACGCTACTGGGATCGCTTCTTCCGCCAGCGCGGGCAGCGGCCCTTCGAGTGGTACGGGGCCTTCCCGGAGCTCTGCCCCGTTCTGCACAAGTATGTGCGGCCCCGCGACAAGGTGAGCCCCGCTGTGTCCCCCAGAGCTCCTgggccccagctctgagctggttTTGCCTGCAGAACAGGAGCTCAGCTCTGACCTTATCGCTCCCTACACCTCCCTGAACGGAGCTTGTAGCCAGCTGGGCTCGGCTGCTTCTGCCGGGCAACCGGCAACAGGATGAAAGAGCAGAgtctggagctgtgccagggaaggtttagggtGGACAT includes:
- the ITPA gene encoding inosine triphosphate pyrophosphatase isoform X1; amino-acid sequence: MAAPARRSVVFVTGNAKKLEEVTQILGDSSPYALVAKKIDLPEYQGEPDEISVQKCREAARQVQGPVIVEDTCLCFNALGGLPGPYIKWFLEKLKPEGSDSGAQGPSGFWLGSLLSAKWLQPDLRRNAQGGEELHLTPVPGAERALRLLCPERLCRAPPRSQLARGSSHSHTAFLRGKGAPEIPVSEPCPARRGARHRQRRRDSLRCDCH
- the ITPA gene encoding inosine triphosphate pyrophosphatase isoform X2; amino-acid sequence: MAAPARRSVVFVTGNAKKLEEVTQILGDSSPYALVAKKIDLPEYQGEPDEISVQKCREAARQVQGPVIVEDTCLCFNALGGLPGPYIKWFLEKLKPEGLYKLLAGFEDKSAYALCTFAFSSGDPEEPVRLFKGQTHGVIVEPRGPRDFGWDPCFQPNGYNQTYAEMPKAVKNSISHRYRALSELSAFFVQSASAEPRPAPS